The DNA window AAGTTTCATCGGCTTCCCTGTTTGACTCACATTACAGCCCTGAGCTCGTACCATCTTAAATTACCACTGCAAACCAAGCTCTATGATATGCagtgtaaacacaaaaacaacacatcaaaGGCATAACTAGGTGTGGTCCTGATCTCAGTGCACTAATGCGTTATAAGGACTTATCTTGAAGGCAGTGAAATAAAGGTCTGTAGAGATTCAGCTGAGCATGAATCCTGTGCATCCTGCAAGCACTTGTGTATCCATGGAAACTGTCACTCCTGGCCTTTGTCAGACAGCACTGCTATCACCTATCAACACATCTGCTTCTACATCATTGTTTATGAAACATCATCATGGGTTGTCTTATTCAGTGAGGTCTTTCCATTCAGATGCTGTACATCCAGGTTTGTTTGAGAAGCATATCATATATCCAGAAACTTAAGATGCAACAGTCAGCAGGGCTCCACAGCCAGTAGGTTTATTATGATGTAACACAATGACACATGTAGTGGAAACACTGGTAACCAAATGTCATACATGTACACAGTGATAATTTAAAACGTAAAACACAAAgcataattttttaaataaagttattgatgtagaaaataattattttatgacCAACATACTTCATCCTTACACAAAGGTCTGTTATGTCCCATTGCAAAGCTCTCTCCTGTTTACATTTACGCCTTGAAggctttattttctcttctgaTTCAAGCCTCTGGAATGAGAGACAAGAgaagcactttgtgtttttgtattgcgTTTAGCACCGGTGGGGCCTGTGTTGAGGTGGAGGGTTTGGAGGTGAATTTGCATGGACGAGGGGTTGGCAGTGGACACACAATCTCCTGACCTGGCTGACTCCAGACCACTTTCTCCACCTCCTGCTTCCTTCACTCCGGTATTGTATCCTGCTCGTGCTTCACCACTGCTCTGCCTGTGAAACAAAGTGACAGCATTCTGATTAACATAATGGTTGATGTGCCTTGTAATACCGTCTGTATTAGAATGTAATCTTAAGGGCGAATACTGACAAAGCATGCTGCATTTGGGTCAggtaattttgttgtttttgtacaggTGTGTTGGGTAGAGAAGCGCTCCAAGTCTGCTGAGTTGAGCTGTCCTGTTGAAAACAATGCATAAGTTTAATATActtttacacatacagtaaatattttcacattttacaacattCTTCGTTTCCTACCGTTGTGGCATTGTGTTGTGCTCTTTGTCTCAATTTCTCAAGGCTGCTGTGTAGGGAGGCGTTTTCTTGCTCCAGAACTTGTATACGAATGCTATTTGCCTGCAATTGTTGCTCCATATCCAAAAGCACATTACCTGTTGCTTTAAAGGatgcaaaacatgaacaaaacactCCACATGACATGACACGAAGTGCACAGTTATGTATGAACTATTTTTCACATTCCTATTTGTGTGtattgaaaagaaagaatagcCACAGGTAGCTTCACACAGTTGTTTCAACAGCACAGAGCAAGTTTTATGTACATGCAAAAAAATGATATTCTATCTAATAAATGCCTACTCTGTGGTTGGGCCTGAGCCTGTGGGTTGAGCTCTGGGAAAGCCACCAAcagcctctctctcccccttaAAGCTTTCACATGTTCCTTTAGCTCAGCGACAGTGTTCTTTAGTTCACCTATATGCGTTTCTAGAACTTGCTTCTCCTTTTGGAGCTCTAAACGCAAGTCCTGTaggagaaaaacataaaagcattaGCAAATAAGTTAAAGAGCATTTATCATGTGTGTATTTACGGCTCCTGGGTATCTAAGGGCTGCCATATACCTGCTCTTGCGCGAGCTGAGCCTGTTGTCGCTGCTTCTCCTCTgtcatctgctgcagctctttgtgcAGGTCGATCTGTCTCTCCTCTGACTCTCCCAGCTGCCTCTGCAGCTCTTCACAGTCTTCGTCGAGGGCATCCACTCTCTCCAATAGAGATTTCTGCTTTGCGTGCATTGACTGGatgcacaacaaaaaaaaaaagcacctaTATAAATCTATTTGAATCCTGCTAAGTGACTGATTCATGGGCAAGATGGCAAAAACAGCATATGATCTGGTGTTTGCTGTTACGCTGACCTCTTGCTGTCGACAAGCGCTGTGGTACTTTGCACTCTCTTTGTCAAGAAGGACTTGGGTTTCAGAGATTTGATTCTCTAACTGTTGTATTCTTTGTTGTAAATTACAATGGGCTTCTTCCTCAAGCCTGTGCAAGGTCTTCACTTTCTCCTGCAGCAAACTCTTTTCACTCTctgccacaaaaaaaaaggtcattataattacatttttattaaattctgTGAAATTCAATATGGTAACATTGATGGTATGTTAAATGAAACCTACAGATCCTTACCAAGTGCTTGTAATGTATCATGCTGCAGTGCTACCTTCTCTTTCAGCCCGGAATTACTCTTCTCCAAGGACAAACTTTCTGTTA is part of the Anabas testudineus chromosome 9, fAnaTes1.2, whole genome shotgun sequence genome and encodes:
- the LOC113151056 gene encoding coiled-coil domain-containing protein 157-like, translating into MSCGVFCSCFASFKATGNVLLDMEQQLQANSIRIQVLEQENASLHSSLEKLRQRAQHNATTDSSTQQTWSASLPNTPVQKQQNYLTQMQHALQSSGEARAGYNTGVKEAGGGESGLESARSGDCVSTANPSSMQIHLQTLHLNTGPTGAKRNTKTQSASLVSHSRGLNQKRK